The DNA window CGCGCGTCATCGCGACATAAAGCAGGCGGCGATATTCGTCTTCGGTCTCGCCGACCATGGCCGCTCTCGCCGTCGCGACGATTGCCGGATCGTCCGCCTTCCGGCCAGCCCAGACCACGGCGCCGGGCGCGGCAGGCGCGCCATGGCCCTGCGGCAGATGAATAAGCCTGAGGCGCTGGGTGTCCGAAGGCGACGTCGTGGTGTCTACCAGGAACACCACAGGCGCCTCCAGGCCTTTGGCGCCATGCACCGTCATGACACGAACTTCATCGCGCGTAATTTCCATGTCGCGCTTCACTTCGGTGTCAGCCGCGCGCAGCCACGCCACAAAACCCTGCAGCGAGGCGGGCGCCTTGCGCTCATAGTTCAAGGCGAGTTCGAGGAATTCATCGAGGGCATCGGTGGCTTCATGCCCGAGCCGCTTCAGAATTCGCGCCCTGCCGCCGTCGCCGCCGAGCAGCCAGGCGTAGAACGCAAACGGTGTCTCGACCGCGACACGGCGCTCGCAGCTTTCGAGACGCGCGAGCGCATCCTTGTAATTGCCTGATGCCGTAGCGTGCTGCCTTAACGCCTGCCGCAGCGAGCCCTTGCGTTGCCAGGCCAGCGTGAACAGATCGTCATCGGTAAGGCCGAACAGCGGACTCTTCAGCGCCACCGCGAGCGCCAGATCGTCCTGCGGCAACAACAGCGCGTCAGCAAGGTTCATCAGATCGATGATCGCGATGTGCTCGGTGAGCTTGAGCCGGTCGGCGCCGGCGACCGGAACGTTGGCGTGCTTGAGCGCCTGGATCACCGCGTCGAACGCGTTGCCGCGCCGCCGCACCAGCACCAGCATGTCGCCATACCGCAGCGGACGGCGATTGCCGGAGCTGCCGGTCATGGTGCCGCTGTCGACCAGTGATTTGATCTCGGCCTGGATGCGTCTGGCGAGTTTTACTTCCGGGCTTGTCACGGAGACGCCGTCGAACGGCGCGCGCCAGCCTTCGATATCCTGCCTGCCGTCCGCTTCCGCCAATTCCCAGAGTTCGATCAGACTTGGCCCGGCATCGGCGAGGGAATGGTGAACAGGATAGCCGTTATCAACCGAATGGATGCTGCGGTAGATATCCGCGTTGCGAAACACGTGATCGACCGATTGCAGGATCGTCGGGCCTGACCGGAACGAATAGGTGAACGAGACCGGATCGAATTTCAGCCCGGCATCGATGAACTTCTTTTGCAGGCCCCTGCGGCGGGCATCGAATTCGTGCGGTGCAGCACCCTGAAACGAGAAGATCGACTGCTTCTCGTCGCCGACCGCGAAGATGGTGCGCACCACACCGTCACGCGCGCCTTCACCCGAGGTGAACTCGGAAATGATATGGTCAACGATATCCCATTGCCGCGGGCTGGTATCCTGCGCCTCGTCGATCAGCACATGGTCGACGCCGCGGTCGAGCTTGTAATGCACCCAGCCTGACGCGCCGCCATCCAGCATCTTCAGCGTCTTGTCGATCAGGTCGTCATAGTCGAGCAGGCCGCGTTCCTGCTTCTCGCGCCGGTAATTCGCCGCGGCTGCGGTTGCGATGTGTAATAGCGCCTGTGTGCGGTCACGGACTGTCACCGCGCGGCGCTTCTCGATCAGCGATGAGATGCGGCCGCCTTCCTGATCGAACAGGTGCGCAATGGCTGCATTCTTGTCGCTGAATTTCTTGGTCAGCACGGCTTTTCGTGGGCTACGGTCGTCGGTCAGGAACACGCCGAGATATTCGTCAACCTGCGCGCTGCCGGTAAACACAAGCGCATCGCGGAGCCGTGTTGCCTGGTCTTGATCGGACTTGTTGCCGGTGTCGAGGATGGTAGCGATCTCTTCCCAGCGTGACCTCGGCAGATGCGGTCCATCGACAATCGCGCGCTCGACGTCCTCGATGCGATCCTCTGCGCCGACGCCAAGGGCTGCGGCCATCTGCGTGGCGGCGGCATCGGCGCTGCCCGCGATATCTGTCCATGCCATGAAGTGATCGCGACTGAGACACGCCTCCCGCACCACGTCCTTGAAGGTGACGTCGGCAGCACTTGCCATGGCGACGTCAAGCGCACGGCCCGCCGGACTTGCGGGGTCGCGGGACGCGTCCAGCAGCACGGAAAGATTGGCGCGTTCCATCATCTCGGTCTGGTCGCGCTCGTCGAGCACGGCGAAACGCGCCGGCACATTGGCCTCGAACGGAAATTGCTGCAGCAGCCGGGTACAGAGCGCGTGGATGGTCTGCACTTTCAGGCCGCCCGGCGTCTCCAGCGCGCAGGCGAACAATTCGCGGGCGCGGCCCCGTAATTTAGCGTTGGGGTGCGGGAGCCCCGCCTCGCGGATCGCGGTATCAAGCGCATCGTCGCCGAGCGTGACCCAATGGCCAAGGGTCGAGAACACCCGCTCCGCCATGTTGGCAGCGGCAGCCTTGGTGAATGTGATGCAGAGGATTTTCTCCGGTGCGACGCCATCGAGCAGCAGCCGAATCACCCGCTGCACCAGCACATGGGTCTTGCCTGAGCCGGCATTGGCCGAGACGAAAGCCGAGGCCGCAGGATCGGACGCGCGTGCCTGGGTGGCGCGGACGGCGTCGGGAATGGGGCGTGGCGCTTTCACCATTCCTCCAACCCCAATCCGCCGGCCGCGGACCATTCCTTGATGCGGGCGAGATCGTCGTAGCTGCCGTAGCGGTTCAACCACATCGGCAGATTCAACGATCTATAAGGCTCGTTCTCATCCTCGAATTTACGGATCAGCGCTTCAAGCTGCTGGCGTGCATAGTCGGCGGCGGCATCGGGCGGTTGCGGTTGGTCGCTCTGCCTGATCTTCAGTTCCAGCGGCTTGTGCTCGCCGGGCGGATTGTTGCCGCTGAGCCTGATATAGCCGATCTCGCTGACGGAGCTATCTGATGGAATATCGGCGAAACCGCCTTCGCGCAGGATCGCCGCCTCCAGCGTCAGCTGCGGCGACAGTCCCATGCGCACCTGCTTGCCGGTCGGCGGCTGTCCCGTTTTGTAATCGAGGATCGCATAGCTTCCGTCGGTGTGGCGTTCGATGCGGTCGGCGCGCGCCGACAGAATGAAGGTGCGCTCGTTGTCGAGACGAACAGGTATTTCGCCGCGGATCTCGGCGTCGATCGCGGCGACATGGCCGCGCCGCACGATCTCCCAATTCGCGAACCAGGCCGCGATGCGCTGAAAGCGCGGCCACCACAGCGCGCGTGCCTCGGGTCGTTCCATCAGCGGCGCGAAGTATTTTTGACCGATGTCGCGTAGCGCGCGCGCGGGATCGTCGGGAAGCGTGTTTGCAAAAGTCTGCGTGAATTCGCCGAGCGCATCATGGATCGCCGAGCCGCGATCGGCCGCCGACAACGGCATGTCGACAGGATCGAGCGGCGAGAGTTTCAGGATATATCTGGCGTAGATCGTATAGGGATCGCGCAGCCAGTCCTCGATCGCGGTGACGGACAGCTT is part of the Bradyrhizobium canariense genome and encodes:
- the addA gene encoding double-strand break repair helicase AddA; this translates as MKAPRPIPDAVRATQARASDPAASAFVSANAGSGKTHVLVQRVIRLLLDGVAPEKILCITFTKAAAANMAERVFSTLGHWVTLGDDALDTAIREAGLPHPNAKLRGRARELFACALETPGGLKVQTIHALCTRLLQQFPFEANVPARFAVLDERDQTEMMERANLSVLLDASRDPASPAGRALDVAMASAADVTFKDVVREACLSRDHFMAWTDIAGSADAAATQMAAALGVGAEDRIEDVERAIVDGPHLPRSRWEEIATILDTGNKSDQDQATRLRDALVFTGSAQVDEYLGVFLTDDRSPRKAVLTKKFSDKNAAIAHLFDQEGGRISSLIEKRRAVTVRDRTQALLHIATAAAANYRREKQERGLLDYDDLIDKTLKMLDGGASGWVHYKLDRGVDHVLIDEAQDTSPRQWDIVDHIISEFTSGEGARDGVVRTIFAVGDEKQSIFSFQGAAPHEFDARRRGLQKKFIDAGLKFDPVSFTYSFRSGPTILQSVDHVFRNADIYRSIHSVDNGYPVHHSLADAGPSLIELWELAEADGRQDIEGWRAPFDGVSVTSPEVKLARRIQAEIKSLVDSGTMTGSSGNRRPLRYGDMLVLVRRRGNAFDAVIQALKHANVPVAGADRLKLTEHIAIIDLMNLADALLLPQDDLALAVALKSPLFGLTDDDLFTLAWQRKGSLRQALRQHATASGNYKDALARLESCERRVAVETPFAFYAWLLGGDGGRARILKRLGHEATDALDEFLELALNYERKAPASLQGFVAWLRAADTEVKRDMEITRDEVRVMTVHGAKGLEAPVVFLVDTTTSPSDTQRLRLIHLPQGHGAPAAPGAVVWAGRKADDPAIVATARAAMVGETEDEYRRLLYVAMTRAADRLIVGGCVPGNMNTVRRFSWYDLIDKGLANSGLQLQEFETANGKVKRYSRPEDAATPSTAARTATAAAPIALPSWLRISAPPETLTDHLLRPSGVADDEGHRVRAGESIRERALALQRGTLVHRLLQSLPDIPGDRRRDAALKYLNHNAAGWDEGERAALAGGVLAVIEDPRFAQVFASGSRAEVSIVGRLQRPGRPPALVSGQIDRLVVTPSEVLIVDFKTNHAPPSLPADAPSAYVRQLALYRAVLAKLYPQRAIRAALLWTETPELMEISAPALDTELASYHAGASQA